ACCGCTGACCGGCTGATCAGCGCAGGATGAGGACGGTGACGACCACCCAGCCCGCCATCGCGACGATCAGGTGGACATCGCGGAACAGGTCGTGCGACGGATCGCCGCCGCCGCCCTGCCGATGCAGCAGATAGAGGTAGCGAAACAGGCCGTACAGCACGAAGGGCAACGTGTAGATCAGGTCGCCGGTGCCGTGGGTGCGCACCGTGTCCTCATCCACCGTGTACAGCGCGTAGGCCACGACGGCGCAGGCGCCGCTGATGGTGATGAACTGGTCGAGCAGTGCGGCCGAATACTGGTCCAGCACCTTGCGGTGGGCGCCGCCGCCCTCCTCCATCAGCATCATTTCGGCGCGCCGCTTGGCGAAGCCGAGGAAAAGCGTCAGCAGCAGGCCACACATCAGCAGCCAGTTCGACGGCGGGATGCCGAGGCCGGTCGTGCCGGCCAGCAGGCGCAGCATGAAACCGGCGCTGATCAGGAACACGTCGAGCACGACCACGCGTTTCAGGCCGTAGCTGTAGCCGAGGTTGATCAGCCCGTAGATGCACAGCAGCCACACCAGCATTTCGCCAACCTGCCAGGCCAGCGCGAGCGAACTGGCGGACAGCGCCCCCATCAGCAGCACCGCTACCGAGGGTGACAGCGCGCCGGACGCCAGCGGACGCCGCCGCTTGACCGGGTGCAATCGGTCCTGCGCGACGTCGCGGAAGTCGTTCAGCGCGTACACGGCACTGGACATCAGGCAGAAGGCGGCGAAGGCCAGCAGCGCCGACTGCACCATGGCTGCCTGATGCCAGGCGTGACCAAACAGCAGGCCGAAGAACACGAAGCCGTTCTTCACCCACTGCTTCGGACGCATCAGCTGCAGGGCGGCGACGATCATCGCGGTCTCAGTTGAAATAGCGTTCCTCGAAATAGCAGCCGCAGTCCGGCAGCCATTTCGGTATTGCGTACCACAGGCGGCGCGCCGGCTCCAGCACGCCTGCATGGTAGGCCGCGTAGTCGAACCCGTGGCCGCGGATGCGCCAGAAGGTGGCACCCCGCACCTGCAGCGTGTCCTCGCTCACCTCGCGGAAATAGGGCGTGTAGTCGGCGAGGTCCGGCTTCTCCTTGCTCAGGATCAGGATGTCGCGGCCGGCCAGCGCGCGGAAGTCGGTCAGCACGTCGTCGTGCCGCGCATGGCTGGACGCCGGGCCGAACACCGGCCAGTAGCGGCCGTGGTTGTAGCCCAGCGTGACCGAGGGCGAATAGCCGTCGGTCATCAACACGTAGCGGTCGACGTCGCTGCCCAGCGCGGCGATCACCTCGTCCGCCTTCACTGTCTGCACGACGCCGGCGTACTTGCGCGGCCCCAG
The window above is part of the Methyloversatilis discipulorum genome. Proteins encoded here:
- a CDS encoding decaprenyl-phosphate phosphoribosyltransferase, whose amino-acid sequence is MIVAALQLMRPKQWVKNGFVFFGLLFGHAWHQAAMVQSALLAFAAFCLMSSAVYALNDFRDVAQDRLHPVKRRRPLASGALSPSVAVLLMGALSASSLALAWQVGEMLVWLLCIYGLINLGYSYGLKRVVVLDVFLISAGFMLRLLAGTTGLGIPPSNWLLMCGLLLTLFLGFAKRRAEMMLMEEGGGAHRKVLDQYSAALLDQFITISGACAVVAYALYTVDEDTVRTHGTGDLIYTLPFVLYGLFRYLYLLHRQGGGGDPSHDLFRDVHLIVAMAGWVVVTVLILR